The Henckelia pumila isolate YLH828 chromosome 2, ASM3356847v2, whole genome shotgun sequence genome includes a window with the following:
- the LOC140882293 gene encoding uncharacterized protein has product MLNFDQASMLTNLESFLDSITPMVPSQFLCKSDVKKLNRVWHPMEREKVEYFMLGDLWNSFDEWSAYGAGVPVTADDGKNLDQYFVPYLSAIQIFTSSSLINCLKDREETDSTSETRDSFNDSFSDESESEKLSRWDGCSSDEGPNEHDNFWHPNEKLGSLYFQYFEKSSPYGRVPLMDKVSSLAQRYPGLMSLRSVDLSPASWMAVAWYPIYHIPTTGRTFKDLQACFLTYHTLSSSFQDMELEYEVENVDKKTEAGVAISLPPFGLATYKMQGDMWISDKNARGKEKLGSLLSAADSWLKQLGVQHHDFDYFMGIRHG; this is encoded by the exons ATGCTGAATTTCGACCAGGCTTCAATGCTAACAAACCTGGAATCCTTTTTGGATAGCATAACACCCATGGTCCCATCTCAATTTTTGTGCAAG AGTGATGTGAAGAAGCTTAATAGGGTATGGCATCCTATGGAAAGGGAGAAAGttgaatattttatgttgggTGATCTTTGGAATAGTTTTGATGAATGGAGTGCCTATGGGGCTGGAGTCCCAGTTACTGCTGACGATGGCAAGAATTTAGACCAATATTTTGTGCCTTATCTCTCTGCAATCCAAATTTTCACCTCCTCTTCATTGATTAACTGTCTAAA GGATAGGGAAGAGACAGACTCGACGAGTGAGACTAGGGATTCATTTAATGATTCGTTCAGTGATGAGAGCGAGAGTGAGAAGTTGTCCAGATGGGATGGATGCTCATCTGACGAAGGACCAAACGAGCATGATAACTTCTGGCATCCGAATGAAAAATTGGGTAGTCTTTACTTTCAGTATTTCGAGAAATCGTCCCCATATGGAAGAGTTCCTCTCATGGACAAG GTAAGCAGCTTAGCTCAACGTTATCCTGGATTAATGTCGTTGAGAAGTGTAGATCTTTCACCAGCTAGTTGGATGGCGGTCGCGTG GTACCCTATTTATCACATCCCTACCACCGGAAGAACTTTTAAAGACTTGCAAGCGTGCTTTCTCACATATCACACCCTTTCTTCTTCCTTTCAAG ATATGGAATTGGAATACGAGGTAGAAAATGTCGATAAAAAAACTGAAGCAGGGGTTGCTATCTCCCTTCCTCCATTTGGTTTGGCCACTTACAAGATGCAAGGCGACATGTGGATCTCGGACAAAAATGCTCGTGGCAAAGAAAAGTTAGGATCACTTTTGAGTGCGGCAGATTCATGGCTTAAGCAACTTGGTGTCCAACATCACGACTTCGACTACTTCATGGGCATTAGGCATGGATGA